From Equus quagga isolate Etosha38 chromosome 3, UCLA_HA_Equagga_1.0, whole genome shotgun sequence, one genomic window encodes:
- the FAM167A gene encoding protein FAM167A has product MSVPQIQVEEVVGEEDGLAGAAPPPDDHLRSLKALTEKLRLETRRPSYLEWQARLEEQTWPFPRPAAEQGEREEEEPRQHPPPNRRTSRDPGPGATGKLEGFESVDEAIAWLRKELTEMRLQDQQLARQLMRLRSDINKLKIEQTCDLHRRMLNDATYELEERDELSDLFCDSPLASSFSLSTPLKLIGVTKMNINSRRFSLC; this is encoded by the exons ATGTCCGTGCCCCAGATCCAAGTAGAAGAAGTGgtgggtgaggaagatgggctggCAGGAGCAGCCCCACCCCCCGATGACCACCTCCGGAGCCTGAAGGCCCTCAccgagaaactgaggctggagaccCGCAGGCCATCCTACCTGGAATGGCAGGCCAGGCTGGAGGAGCAGACATGGCCCTTCCCGAGGCCGGCTGCTGAGCAGGGAGAGCGTGAGGAGGAAGAGCCCAGGCAGCATCCCCCACCTAACAGGAGGACCAGCAGGGACCCTGGCCCTGGGGCCACTGGCAAGCTGGAGGGCTTCGAGAGCGTTGATGAAGCCATAGCCTGGCTCAGGAAGGAACTG aCGGAGATGCGGCTGCAGGACCAGCAGCTGGCCAGACAGCTCATGCGCCTGCGCAGTGACATCAACAAGCTGAAGATCGAGCAGACGTGCGACCTCCACAGGAGGATGCTCAATGACGCCACCTACGAGCTGGAGGAGCGGGACGAGCTATCTGACCTCTTCTGCGACTCCCCACTTGCCTCCTCCTTCAGTCTCTCCACGCCGCTCAAGCTCATTGGAGTCACCAAGATGAACATCAACTCCCGGAGGTTCTCTCTCTGCTGA